TCATCAGGAAAAACCACTTTAACTTTACAAGTGATTGCGGAAATGCAAAAAAAAGGAGGCATTGCTGCATTCATTGATGCAGAACATGCCCTGGACCCTGTTTACGCACAAAAGTTAGGAGTGAATGTTAGCGATCTATTGATTTCCCAGCCTGATACTGGTGAACAAGCCCTTGAGATTGCAGACATGTTGGTACGTTCTGGATCGGTGGATATAGTGGTGGTAGATTCTGTAGCGGCTTTAACACCCCGTGCAGAAATTGAAGGTGAAATGGGAGATTCTCACGTGGGGCTCCACGCCAGGTTAATGTCTCAAGCCTTAAGAAAGTTGACGGGTAACATTAAGCGCTCAAATTGTCTGGTTATATTTATTAATCAAATTCGTTTGAAAATCGGGGTAATGTTTGGTAACCCAGAAACCACCACAGGTGGTAATGCTTTGAAATTCTACGCCTCCGTTCGTCTTGATATTCGTCGTGTGGGCTCAATTAAACGCGGTGATGAGGTGGTAGGAAGTGAAACACGTGTCAAGGTTGTGAAAAATAAAGTTTCCCCTCCATTTAAGGTGGCCGATTTCGATATTATGTATGGTGAAGGTATTTCCCGTGAAGGTGAAATCATCGAATTAGGAGTGTTGGGAAAAATCGTAGAAAAGGCGGGGGCTTGGTACTCCTATCAAGGTGAAAAAATTGGCCAAGGTAAAGACAATGCTCGAGAATATTTAAAAGAACGTCCTGAAATTGCCAATGAGATAGAAAATAAAATCCGTGAATCCAATAGGGTTAAGTTAGCTGTTGCAGTCCCTGTAGTCGATGAAGACTAATTATTGTGGCTGAGGTCTCCTTAAGACATAAAGCGCTTCAATATCTAGCACGCCGAGAGCATTCTCGGCGTGAGTTGTTGAGGAAACTGTTGCCTTTAGCCGTATCTGATGATGAGGTTTATACTCTATTAGATGAACTTGAACAGGAGGGATTACAGTCTGATAGAAGAACTGCTGAGACTATTGTTCGTGCAAGACAAGGAAAGCATGGCGCCTTACGCATCAGGCAAGATTTACAACAGCACGGCATTCCCGACACGATTATTCAATCGCTCCTTATTGAAGTAAAGGAGGATGAGCTCTCACAGGTGAAAGAAGTCTGGGCAAAACGCTTTGATCAGTTACCGGTTAATGCCCAGGAGAGGGCTAAGCAAGGGAGATATTTGCAAAACAGAGGCTTTAGTATGGCAGTGATCCAAGCTCTTTTTAGAGGAGAGGATTAGTCAGTACAGTTTAAAAGAATGACCAATCGGATCATTCAATGAATACTTCCCCGTGATTCTGTCTCTTTGATGAGCTTGGTTTTTGGTAGAATAGTTTATTCAATTTTATTTATAAAGACTAGATAATCATCATGAAATCTGCTGAGATTCGAGATCGTTTTTTAAGGTTTTTTGAGCGCCATGGGCACACCATCGTACCCTCCAGTCCTCTTGTGCCTGCTAATGACCCAACCTTACTTTTTACCAACTCTGGCATGGTTCAGTTTAAAGATGTTTTCCTCGGTACTGACAAGCGAACTTACACGAGGGCCACTAGCAGCCAGAGAAGTGTTCGCGCAGGTGGAAAACATAACGATCTTGAGAATGTCGGTTATACAGCACGCCATCATACTTTTTTTGAAATGCTGGGTAACTTTAGTTTTGGTGATTATTTTAAACATGATGCCATACATTTTGCTTGGCAATTCTTA
This sequence is a window from Ferrovum sp. JA12. Protein-coding genes within it:
- the recA gene encoding recombinase RecA, encoding MDDNKSKALSAALSQIEKQFGKGAVMRLGETEIERDFDVVSTGSLGLDLALGVGGLPRGRIVEIYGPESSGKTTLTLQVIAEMQKKGGIAAFIDAEHALDPVYAQKLGVNVSDLLISQPDTGEQALEIADMLVRSGSVDIVVVDSVAALTPRAEIEGEMGDSHVGLHARLMSQALRKLTGNIKRSNCLVIFINQIRLKIGVMFGNPETTTGGNALKFYASVRLDIRRVGSIKRGDEVVGSETRVKVVKNKVSPPFKVADFDIMYGEGISREGEIIELGVLGKIVEKAGAWYSYQGEKIGQGKDNAREYLKERPEIANEIENKIRESNRVKLAVAVPVVDED
- the recX gene encoding recombination regulator RecX, which encodes MAEVSLRHKALQYLARREHSRRELLRKLLPLAVSDDEVYTLLDELEQEGLQSDRRTAETIVRARQGKHGALRIRQDLQQHGIPDTIIQSLLIEVKEDELSQVKEVWAKRFDQLPVNAQERAKQGRYLQNRGFSMAVIQALFRGED